The following are encoded together in the Serratia odorifera genome:
- the ugpB gene encoding sn-glycerol-3-phosphate ABC transporter substrate-binding protein UgpB: MLTIRKTTLCVALTLAVSTQALAATEIPFWHSMEGELGKEVDSLADRFNQTHSDVKIVPVYKGNYEQSLAAGIAAYRSGKAPAILQVYEVGTATMMASKAIKPVHQVFADAGIKFDQSVFVPTVAGYYTDNKSGQLLSQPFNSSTPVLYYNKDAFKKAGLNPEQPPKTWQDLAAYSAKLRAAGMKCGYASGWQGWIQLENFSAWHGVPFASENNGFGGTSAKLEFNQPLQVQHIQLLADMNQKGDFSYFGRKDESTEKFYNGDCAITTASSGSLADIKQYAKFNFGVGMMPYDANVKNAPQNAIIGGASLWVMNGKDAATYKGVAEFLQYLTQPEIAAEWHQKTGYLPITSAAYDLTKQQGFYDKNPGADVATRQMLNKPPLPFTKGLRLGNMPQIRTVVDEELESVWTGKKSPQQALDAAVQRGDVLLRRFESQTR; encoded by the coding sequence ATGCTCACAATTCGAAAAACCACGCTGTGCGTCGCGTTGACCCTGGCGGTCAGCACTCAGGCACTGGCGGCGACCGAGATCCCGTTCTGGCACTCAATGGAAGGTGAACTGGGCAAAGAAGTGGATTCGCTGGCGGATCGCTTTAACCAGACACACAGCGACGTCAAGATCGTGCCGGTTTACAAAGGCAACTACGAGCAAAGTCTGGCGGCGGGCATTGCCGCTTATCGTTCCGGCAAGGCGCCGGCCATCTTGCAGGTTTACGAAGTAGGCACGGCCACCATGATGGCAAGCAAGGCGATCAAACCGGTACATCAGGTGTTTGCCGACGCCGGCATCAAATTCGACCAGTCGGTGTTTGTACCGACGGTCGCCGGGTATTACACCGACAACAAAAGCGGCCAACTGCTGTCACAGCCGTTCAACAGCTCCACGCCGGTGTTGTATTACAACAAGGACGCTTTCAAAAAGGCCGGGCTGAACCCGGAGCAGCCGCCGAAAACCTGGCAGGATCTGGCGGCCTACAGCGCCAAATTGCGTGCAGCCGGCATGAAGTGTGGCTACGCCAGCGGCTGGCAGGGCTGGATCCAGCTGGAAAACTTCAGCGCCTGGCACGGTGTGCCGTTCGCCAGCGAGAACAACGGTTTTGGTGGCACCAGCGCCAAACTGGAGTTCAACCAGCCGTTGCAGGTGCAGCACATTCAGCTGTTGGCAGACATGAACCAGAAGGGCGACTTCAGCTACTTTGGCCGTAAAGACGAATCCACCGAGAAGTTTTACAACGGCGACTGCGCCATCACCACCGCCTCTTCCGGCTCGTTGGCCGACATCAAGCAGTACGCCAAATTCAATTTCGGCGTAGGCATGATGCCGTATGATGCCAACGTCAAGAACGCGCCGCAAAACGCCATTATTGGCGGGGCCAGCCTGTGGGTGATGAATGGCAAAGACGCTGCCACCTACAAAGGCGTCGCCGAATTCCTGCAATATCTGACACAGCCGGAAATCGCTGCCGAATGGCATCAGAAGACCGGCTATCTGCCGATTACCAGCGCCGCTTATGATCTGACCAAACAGCAGGGCTTCTACGACAAGAACCCGGGGGCCGACGTGGCGACGCGCCAGATGCTGAACAAGCCGCCGTTGCCGTTCACCAAAGGCCTGCGTCTGGGCAATATGCCACAGATTCGTACCGTGGTGGATGAAGAACTGGAAAGCGTCTGGACTGGCAAAAAGAGCCCGCAACAGGCGCTGGATGCCGCCGTACAGCGTGGCGACGTGTTACTGCGCCGTTTCGAATCTCAGACCCGGTAA
- the ugpA gene encoding sn-glycerol-3-phosphate ABC transporter permease UgpA gives MSSQRTGFACSWLPYALVLPQLLITAIFFLWPAGEALWYSVQSLDPFGLSSQFVGMDNFTQLLHDPYYLDSFYTTLVFSFLVAGIGLLVSLFLAALVDHVLHGSRLYQTLLLLPYAVAPAVAAVLWIFLFNPGLGLITHALAALGYDWNHAQHSGQAMFLVVLASVWKQISYNFLFFLAALQSIPRSLVEAAAIDGAGPVRRFFNLALPLISPVSFFLLVVNLVYAFFDTFPVIDAATGGGPVQSTTTLIYKIYREGFAGLDLASSAAQSVVLMLLVIGLTVIQFRFVERKVRYQ, from the coding sequence ATGAGTTCACAACGTACCGGTTTCGCTTGCAGCTGGCTGCCCTATGCGCTGGTGCTGCCGCAGTTGCTGATAACCGCGATATTCTTCCTGTGGCCTGCTGGCGAAGCGCTGTGGTATTCGGTGCAAAGCCTCGATCCGTTCGGCCTTTCCAGCCAGTTCGTCGGGATGGATAACTTCACCCAGCTGCTTCACGATCCGTATTATCTCGATTCGTTCTACACCACGCTGGTGTTCAGCTTTCTGGTGGCCGGCATCGGTCTGCTGGTGTCGCTGTTTCTGGCCGCGCTGGTGGATCACGTACTGCACGGCAGCCGACTGTATCAAACCCTGCTGCTGTTGCCGTATGCGGTTGCGCCGGCGGTGGCGGCGGTGCTGTGGATATTCCTGTTCAACCCGGGGTTGGGGCTGATTACCCACGCGCTGGCGGCGCTGGGGTATGACTGGAACCACGCCCAGCATAGCGGCCAGGCGATGTTCCTGGTGGTGCTGGCTTCGGTGTGGAAGCAAATCAGTTACAACTTTCTGTTTTTCCTGGCGGCGTTACAGTCGATTCCCCGCTCGCTGGTGGAAGCGGCAGCAATTGACGGTGCCGGTCCGGTGCGGCGCTTCTTCAACCTGGCGCTGCCGCTGATTTCGCCGGTGAGCTTCTTTTTGCTGGTGGTCAATCTGGTTTACGCCTTCTTCGACACCTTCCCGGTGATCGATGCCGCCACCGGCGGCGGCCCGGTACAGTCCACCACCACGCTGATCTACAAGATTTATCGCGAAGGATTCGCCGGCCTGGATCTTGCCAGCTCGGCGGCGCAGTCGGTGGTGTTGATGCTGCTGGTGATTGGCCTGACGGTGATCCAGTTCCGCTTTGTCGAACGTAAGGTGCGCTACCAATGA
- the ugpE gene encoding sn-glycerol-3-phosphate ABC transporter permease UgpE, producing the protein MIENRRGLDIFCHVMLLLGVLLILFPLYVALVAATLDDRQVFQVPMSLIPGGHLWENVSQIWQGGVGNVKAPFSLLLLNSLVMALAITVGKIAVSMLSAYAIVYFRFPLRSLCFWLIFFTLMLPVEVRIFPTVEVIANLDMLDSYTGLTLPLMASATATFLFRQFFMTLPDELLEAARIDGAGPMRFFWDIVLPLSKTNLAALFVITFIYGWNQYLWPILITSDPAMGTAVAGIKSMISTSGAPTQWNQVMAAMLLTLIPPVAVVLLMQRWFVRGLVDSEK; encoded by the coding sequence ATGATAGAAAATCGACGCGGGCTGGATATTTTCTGCCATGTCATGCTGCTGCTCGGCGTGCTGCTGATCCTGTTCCCGCTGTACGTGGCGTTGGTTGCCGCCACGCTGGACGATCGGCAGGTATTTCAGGTGCCGATGAGCCTGATCCCCGGCGGTCACCTGTGGGAAAACGTCAGCCAGATCTGGCAGGGCGGGGTGGGCAACGTCAAGGCGCCGTTTTCGCTGTTGCTGCTCAACAGCCTGGTGATGGCGCTGGCGATTACCGTTGGCAAGATTGCGGTGTCGATGCTGTCGGCCTATGCGATCGTCTATTTCCGCTTCCCGCTGCGCAGCCTGTGTTTCTGGCTGATCTTCTTCACCCTGATGCTGCCGGTAGAGGTGCGTATTTTCCCGACGGTGGAAGTGATCGCCAATCTCGACATGCTCGACAGCTACACCGGCCTGACCCTGCCGCTGATGGCCTCGGCGACCGCGACCTTCCTGTTTCGGCAGTTCTTTATGACCTTGCCGGATGAGTTGCTGGAAGCGGCGCGCATCGATGGAGCCGGGCCGATGCGCTTTTTCTGGGACATCGTACTGCCGCTGTCGAAAACCAATCTGGCGGCGCTGTTCGTTATCACCTTTATCTACGGCTGGAACCAGTACCTGTGGCCGATTCTGATTACCAGCGATCCGGCGATGGGAACCGCGGTGGCGGGCATTAAAAGCATGATTTCTACTTCCGGTGCGCCGACCCAGTGGAATCAGGTGATGGCGGCAATGTTATTAACGTTAATTCCACCGGTTGCGGTGGTTCTTCTGATGCAGCGCTGGTTTGTGCGCGGTCTGGTAGACAGTGAGAAATAA
- the ugpQ gene encoding glycerophosphodiester phosphodiesterase: MTPAWPYPHIVAHRGGGALAPENTLAAIDVGARHGHKMIEFDAKLAQDGQIFLLHDDTLDRTSNGWGVAGDLSWEQLAQLDAGNWYSAAFKGERLPLLVEVAERCKQHGLMANIEIKPTTGSEEETGRVIALAAHLLWQGQTDPLLSSFSVAALAAAQVAVPELPRGLLLEAWQENWRELTEQLGCVSLHIDHQALTEARVQQLKQAGLHILVYTVNSPQRARLLLDWGVDCICTDRIDLIGADF, encoded by the coding sequence ATGACCCCAGCCTGGCCTTACCCTCATATTGTCGCTCACCGTGGCGGCGGCGCACTGGCACCGGAAAATACTCTGGCGGCCATCGACGTCGGCGCCCGTCACGGCCATAAAATGATCGAATTCGACGCCAAACTGGCGCAGGACGGGCAGATTTTTCTGCTGCATGACGACACGCTGGACCGTACCAGTAACGGTTGGGGCGTGGCGGGCGATCTGTCGTGGGAACAACTGGCGCAGCTGGACGCTGGCAACTGGTACAGCGCGGCCTTTAAAGGGGAACGTCTGCCGTTGCTGGTCGAAGTGGCGGAGCGTTGCAAACAGCATGGCCTGATGGCCAACATCGAGATTAAGCCGACCACCGGCAGTGAGGAGGAAACCGGCCGGGTAATCGCGCTGGCGGCGCACCTGCTCTGGCAGGGGCAAACCGATCCGCTGCTGTCGTCATTTTCCGTGGCGGCACTGGCTGCGGCTCAGGTCGCGGTGCCGGAACTGCCGCGCGGTCTGCTGCTGGAGGCATGGCAGGAAAACTGGCGTGAACTGACCGAGCAGCTCGGCTGCGTGTCGCTGCATATCGATCATCAGGCCTTGACCGAAGCGCGCGTGCAGCAGCTGAAGCAGGCCGGGCTGCACATTCTGGTGTATACCGTCAACAGCCCGCAGCGTGCGCGCCTGCTGCTCGACTGGGGCGTGGATTGCATCTGCACCGACCGTATCGATCTGATCGGCGCAGATTTTTAA
- the metR gene encoding HTH-type transcriptional regulator MetR — protein MIELKHLRTLQALRNTGSLAAAAAQLHQTQSALSHQFSDLELRLGFKLFVRKSQPLRFTAQGEILLQLAEQVLPQIQQALQACHEPHQATLRIAIECHSCIQWLTPALDNFRQRFPQVVMDFKSGVTFDPQPALQQGELDLVLTSDILPRSGLHYSPMFDFEVRLVLAPDHPLANKPHIEPQDLIDETLMIYPVQRQRLDIWRHFLQPAGISPALKSVDNTLLLIQMVSARMGIAALPHWVVESFERQGLVITKTLGDGLWSRLYAAVRDGEQRQAVTEAFIRSARQHACDHLPFVRDAARPNASVATVKPLAPPNGDAPIAKL, from the coding sequence ATGATCGAACTGAAACACTTACGGACGCTGCAGGCACTGCGCAATACCGGCTCTCTGGCCGCAGCGGCTGCTCAACTCCATCAGACGCAATCGGCTCTTTCGCATCAGTTCAGCGATCTGGAGCTGCGTCTGGGCTTTAAGCTGTTCGTTCGCAAAAGCCAGCCGCTGCGCTTTACCGCGCAGGGAGAGATTCTGTTGCAGTTGGCAGAGCAGGTATTGCCGCAGATTCAACAGGCGTTACAGGCCTGCCACGAGCCGCATCAGGCTACGCTGCGCATCGCCATCGAATGCCACAGTTGCATCCAATGGCTGACGCCGGCGCTGGATAATTTCCGCCAGCGCTTCCCGCAGGTGGTGATGGACTTCAAATCCGGGGTGACGTTTGATCCGCAGCCGGCGTTGCAGCAGGGCGAGCTGGATCTGGTGCTGACGTCCGATATTTTACCGCGTAGCGGGCTGCATTATTCGCCGATGTTCGACTTTGAAGTGCGGCTGGTGCTGGCACCGGATCATCCGCTGGCCAACAAACCGCATATCGAACCGCAAGACCTGATTGATGAAACCCTGATGATTTACCCGGTACAACGCCAACGTCTGGATATCTGGCGCCATTTCCTGCAGCCGGCCGGCATTAGCCCGGCATTGAAGAGCGTCGACAATACCCTGCTGCTGATCCAGATGGTCTCGGCACGCATGGGCATTGCCGCGCTGCCACACTGGGTGGTGGAAAGCTTCGAGCGCCAGGGGCTGGTGATCACCAAAACGCTGGGGGACGGTCTGTGGAGCCGGCTGTACGCCGCGGTACGTGACGGCGAGCAGCGACAGGCGGTGACCGAAGCGTTCATCCGCTCAGCGCGCCAGCACGCCTGCGATCATCTGCCGTTCGTGCGCGACGCCGCCCGCCCCAACGCCAGCGTAGCTACGGTGAAACCTTTGGCGCCACCCAACGGCGATGCACCCATAGCGAAGCTATAA
- the metE gene encoding 5-methyltetrahydropteroyltriglutamate--homocysteine S-methyltransferase, with protein MGNMTMAILNHTLGFPRVGLRRELKKAQESYWAGNSTQEELLAVGRELRARHWQQQQQAGVDLVPVGDFAWYDHVLTTSLLLGNVPARHQNQDGSIDLDTLFRIGRGRAPTGEPAAAAEMTKWFNTNYHYMVPEFHQGQQFKLGWTQLLDEVDEALALGHKVKPVLLGPVTYLWLGKVKGEQFDRLSLLNAILPVYQQLLAELAKRGIEWVQIDEPALVLELPQAWLDAYQQAYAALQGQVKLLLTSYFDSIGHNLATIATLPVQGLHVDLVAGDDDIGAVNNALPKDWLLSLGVVNGRNVWRADLSRWAERLQPLVGSRPLWIGTSCSLLHSPIDLSVETRLDEEVKSWFAFALQKCAELALLSAALNAPDAEKQAKLDAYSAPIRARQQSSRVHNPRVEKRLAAVSAQDSERRSRYPQRAQAQRERFNLPAWPTTTIGSFPQTTEIRGLRLDFKQGRLDGGNYRTSIGEHIKQAIVEQERLGLDVLVHGEAERNDMVEYFGENLDGFAFTQNGWVQSYGSRCVKPPVIIGDVSRPAAITVEWATFAQSLTDKPVKGMLTGPVTILCWSFPREDVTRDVIARQIALALRDEVDDLQQAGIGIIQIDEPALREGLPLRQSDWAAYLDWAVDAFKLNAAVASDDTQIHTHMCYCEFNDIMDSIAALDADVITIETSRSDMDLLEAFKEFEYPNEIGPGVYDIHSPNVPSVEWIEELLRKAAQNIPAERLWVNPDCGLKTRGWPETRQSLANMVLAAQRLRATA; from the coding sequence ATGGGGAATATGACGATGGCAATTTTGAATCACACTCTGGGTTTTCCACGCGTTGGCCTGCGTCGCGAGCTGAAAAAAGCGCAAGAAAGCTACTGGGCTGGTAACTCCACGCAGGAAGAACTGCTGGCGGTTGGCCGCGAACTGCGCGCCCGTCACTGGCAACAGCAACAGCAGGCCGGAGTGGATCTGGTGCCGGTCGGCGACTTTGCCTGGTACGATCATGTTCTGACTACCAGCCTGCTGCTGGGCAACGTACCGGCACGCCATCAGAATCAGGATGGTTCCATCGATCTGGATACGCTATTCCGCATTGGCCGTGGCCGTGCGCCGACCGGTGAACCGGCGGCGGCGGCGGAAATGACCAAATGGTTTAATACCAACTATCACTACATGGTGCCGGAATTCCACCAGGGCCAGCAGTTTAAACTGGGCTGGACCCAACTGCTGGACGAAGTTGATGAAGCGTTGGCGCTGGGCCACAAGGTCAAGCCGGTGCTGCTGGGGCCGGTCACCTATCTGTGGCTGGGTAAGGTCAAGGGCGAGCAGTTTGACCGCCTGTCGCTGCTGAACGCCATTCTGCCGGTATACCAGCAACTGCTGGCGGAGTTGGCAAAGCGCGGCATCGAATGGGTACAGATCGACGAACCTGCACTGGTGCTGGAGCTGCCGCAGGCGTGGCTGGACGCTTACCAGCAGGCTTACGCCGCGCTGCAAGGCCAGGTCAAGTTGCTGCTAACCAGCTATTTCGACAGCATCGGCCACAATCTGGCCACCATCGCGACCCTGCCGGTGCAAGGTTTGCATGTGGATCTGGTTGCCGGTGATGACGATATCGGCGCGGTTAATAACGCGCTGCCAAAAGATTGGCTGCTGTCGCTGGGGGTGGTTAACGGCCGCAACGTGTGGCGGGCGGATCTGAGCCGCTGGGCCGAGCGTCTGCAACCGTTGGTGGGCAGCCGTCCGCTGTGGATCGGCACCTCCTGCTCGCTGCTGCACAGCCCAATCGATCTGAGCGTGGAAACGCGTCTTGATGAAGAAGTGAAGAGCTGGTTTGCCTTCGCATTACAGAAATGTGCCGAACTGGCGCTGTTGAGCGCCGCGTTAAATGCGCCTGATGCGGAAAAACAGGCGAAGCTGGACGCCTACAGCGCGCCAATCCGCGCTCGCCAACAATCCAGTCGGGTACATAACCCACGGGTAGAAAAACGCCTGGCCGCCGTCAGCGCGCAGGACAGTGAACGCCGTAGCCGGTACCCACAGCGCGCCCAGGCGCAGCGCGAACGTTTCAATCTGCCAGCGTGGCCAACCACCACCATCGGTTCGTTCCCGCAAACCACTGAAATCCGCGGTCTGCGTCTTGATTTCAAGCAGGGGCGGCTGGACGGCGGCAACTATCGCACCAGCATCGGCGAGCATATCAAACAGGCGATCGTTGAACAGGAACGTCTCGGCCTGGACGTGCTGGTGCATGGCGAAGCCGAGCGTAACGACATGGTGGAATACTTCGGTGAAAACCTGGACGGCTTTGCCTTCACTCAGAACGGCTGGGTACAGAGTTACGGCTCGCGCTGCGTGAAACCGCCGGTGATTATCGGTGATGTCAGCCGCCCTGCAGCAATCACCGTCGAATGGGCGACGTTTGCCCAGTCGCTGACCGACAAGCCGGTAAAAGGCATGCTGACCGGTCCGGTGACCATTCTGTGCTGGTCGTTCCCGCGTGAAGACGTCACTCGCGATGTGATAGCCAGGCAAATCGCCCTGGCGCTGCGCGACGAAGTCGACGATTTGCAACAGGCCGGCATCGGCATTATCCAGATTGACGAGCCTGCGCTGCGTGAAGGTTTACCGCTGCGCCAGTCCGACTGGGCGGCCTATCTGGATTGGGCAGTGGATGCATTCAAACTCAACGCTGCGGTTGCCAGTGATGATACGCAGATCCACACCCACATGTGTTACTGCGAGTTCAATGACATCATGGACTCCATTGCGGCGCTGGATGCGGACGTGATCACCATTGAAACCTCACGTTCTGATATGGATCTGCTGGAGGCGTTCAAAGAGTTTGAATATCCAAATGAAATCGGCCCGGGCGTATATGACATTCACTCGCCAAACGTACCAAGCGTGGAATGGATTGAAGAGCTGTTGCGCAAGGCAGCGCAAAACATTCCAGCGGAACGCCTGTGGGTGAACCCGGACTGTGGCCTGAAAACCCGTGGCTGGCCGGAAACGCGCCAATCGCTGGCGAATATGGTGCTGGCTGCCCAGCGTCTGCGCGCAACCGCATAA
- a CDS encoding ABC transporter ATP-binding protein: MRGLQEAHELCMLCYNISFVWGCILLSIDSHGGALLQLQRLGYTTGCGKPLLSDINLDLRPAECLAIIGPNGSGKSTLLRTLTGELTPTSGDLYFDGRPLSQLSRLQRARTIALLAQSDSAHPQLSVSEYVELGRLPYQGRDSAQRHRQLVEHALTETGMRGLRHQRLGRLSGGERQRAALARAFAQTPQLLLLDEPTNHLDPLARASLLNWVKRKGIAAIAVLHDLALVAPFADRVAVIERGRLVRCDIPSRALAADCINPVFGLDSFVIAHPHTGQPLHIFEAPQRAG; this comes from the coding sequence ATGAGGGGATTGCAGGAAGCACATGAGCTATGTATGTTATGTTATAACATATCTTTTGTTTGGGGGTGTATTCTGTTGTCCATTGACTCTCACGGCGGTGCGTTATTGCAACTGCAGCGGCTCGGCTACACCACGGGGTGCGGCAAGCCGTTGCTGTCTGATATCAACCTGGATCTGCGACCGGCGGAATGCCTGGCGATCATCGGGCCGAACGGCAGTGGCAAATCGACGCTGCTGCGTACGTTGACCGGCGAGCTTACGCCGACCTCTGGTGACCTGTACTTTGACGGTCGTCCTCTCTCGCAGTTGAGCCGCTTGCAGCGAGCCAGAACCATTGCGCTGTTGGCGCAAAGTGACAGTGCGCATCCACAGCTTAGCGTCAGCGAATACGTCGAACTGGGCCGATTGCCGTACCAGGGGCGAGACAGCGCGCAGCGTCATCGGCAACTGGTTGAACACGCGTTGACCGAAACCGGCATGCGGGGATTACGACATCAACGTCTTGGGCGACTGTCGGGAGGGGAGCGACAGCGGGCGGCACTGGCTCGCGCCTTTGCCCAAACGCCGCAGCTGCTGTTGCTGGATGAGCCGACCAACCATCTCGATCCACTGGCCCGCGCCAGCCTGCTGAACTGGGTGAAACGCAAGGGCATCGCAGCGATCGCCGTATTGCACGATCTGGCGTTGGTGGCGCCGTTTGCCGATCGGGTGGCGGTCATCGAACGAGGCCGGCTGGTCCGCTGTGATATCCCGTCTCGCGCTCTGGCCGCCGACTGTATCAACCCGGTGTTTGGCCTCGACAGTTTTGTGATTGCCCACCCACACACCGGCCAACCGCTACATATCTTTGAAGCGCCACAGCGCGCAGGATAA
- a CDS encoding ABC transporter substrate-binding protein: protein MKRTLWYLLGLLASPVSALAFPVTVDSCGEPLTFTAAPQRAVINDLNMAEMAFALGLQPQIVGVTGISGWYKSSAEFKRQQGEIPELAAKYPSLETLLAVNPDFFFAGWNYGMKIGGDVTPRSLAKYGVKTLVLSESCIWTQHARPRASMALLYDDMLKLGKIFGQQRRAEQLVSQWQQRLATLRQRIGQRPVQKVFVYDSGEDKPFTSGKYAMPTALIEAAGGKNVMDTLAASWATTSWEEVATRQPDVIVLLDYQQAGSADRLQQFLATHPLMKHTPAVRHQRYLRLQYAELTPGPANVAAIEKLAQALYPGVLH from the coding sequence ATGAAAAGGACATTATGGTACTTGCTGGGCCTGCTGGCATCGCCGGTCTCGGCTTTGGCCTTTCCCGTCACGGTGGACAGCTGCGGCGAGCCGCTGACCTTCACTGCAGCACCGCAACGGGCGGTGATCAACGATTTGAATATGGCTGAAATGGCGTTTGCGCTAGGGCTGCAACCGCAGATTGTCGGGGTGACCGGCATTTCCGGCTGGTATAAATCTAGCGCTGAATTCAAGCGACAGCAGGGGGAGATTCCCGAGTTGGCGGCCAAGTACCCTTCGTTGGAGACGTTGCTGGCGGTTAACCCGGACTTTTTCTTTGCCGGTTGGAATTACGGCATGAAAATTGGCGGTGACGTCACGCCGCGCTCGTTGGCGAAATACGGCGTCAAAACCCTGGTATTGAGCGAAAGCTGCATCTGGACCCAGCACGCGCGGCCACGTGCCAGTATGGCGTTGCTGTACGACGACATGCTCAAGCTGGGCAAGATATTCGGCCAGCAACGGCGCGCCGAGCAATTGGTCAGCCAATGGCAGCAGCGGCTGGCCACGCTGCGGCAGCGTATTGGCCAACGGCCGGTGCAAAAGGTCTTTGTTTATGATTCAGGCGAGGATAAACCCTTTACCAGCGGCAAATATGCCATGCCAACTGCCTTGATTGAGGCGGCCGGCGGCAAAAACGTGATGGATACGCTGGCGGCCAGTTGGGCGACCACCTCATGGGAAGAGGTGGCCACTCGGCAACCGGACGTGATTGTGCTGCTGGACTATCAACAGGCCGGCAGCGCAGACCGGTTACAGCAGTTTCTCGCCACGCATCCGCTGATGAAACATACCCCGGCGGTGCGCCATCAGCGCTATTTACGCCTGCAATACGCCGAGCTGACTCCCGGGCCGGCTAACGTCGCGGCGATAGAGAAACTGGCGCAGGCGCTGTACCCGGGAGTGCTGCATTGA
- a CDS encoding FecCD family ABC transporter permease, producing the protein MTDRRLRYVIVVGILLVILAALMLTGIAIGTTRVPLTQLLSMLGLNHQPVSPMTARIVIELRIPRVLLAALTGAGLAMVGALLQTATRNELADPFLFGLSSGASAGAVAVITRLGDRLGHWTLPVSAFAGGLASALAVMILLRLQQERGSERIVISGLAISFLFGALTNYLVFTGDQRAASAILFWSLGGLGLAAWDNLWLAAAANLLLAAFICWRWRALDALLSGEQTAVSLGVHLTRLRSEVFLCCALATATLVALTGVIGFVGLMVPHLARPLCGVRHRALLPLVAILGAVLLAAGDLLSRTLMAPQELPIGVITGGLGGLFVLMMLFKR; encoded by the coding sequence TTGACCGACCGGCGGCTGCGTTATGTCATCGTCGTGGGGATCTTGTTGGTCATATTGGCGGCATTGATGTTGACCGGTATTGCCATTGGCACCACCCGGGTACCGTTGACGCAACTGCTGTCGATGCTGGGGCTCAACCATCAGCCGGTGTCGCCGATGACCGCGCGCATCGTGATTGAGCTACGCATTCCGCGGGTGCTGTTGGCGGCCTTGACCGGTGCCGGGCTGGCCATGGTGGGCGCACTGTTGCAAACCGCCACGCGTAATGAGCTGGCGGATCCTTTTCTGTTTGGTCTGTCCTCCGGGGCGTCGGCAGGGGCGGTGGCGGTGATAACCCGGTTAGGCGATCGGCTGGGCCACTGGACCTTGCCGGTATCGGCCTTCGCCGGCGGTCTGGCGTCTGCCCTGGCGGTGATGATACTGCTACGTTTGCAACAGGAGAGAGGCAGCGAGCGCATCGTCATCAGCGGTCTGGCAATTTCATTTTTATTTGGCGCCCTGACCAATTACCTGGTTTTCACCGGCGATCAGCGTGCGGCGAGCGCTATTCTGTTTTGGTCGCTGGGGGGGCTGGGTCTGGCAGCCTGGGATAATCTGTGGCTGGCTGCTGCCGCCAATCTGCTGTTGGCGGCATTCATCTGCTGGCGTTGGCGAGCGCTGGACGCCTTGCTGAGCGGTGAACAGACCGCCGTTTCGCTTGGCGTACATCTGACGCGCCTGCGTAGTGAAGTCTTCCTGTGCTGCGCGCTGGCAACCGCCACGCTGGTGGCCCTTACCGGAGTGATTGGTTTTGTCGGCCTGATGGTGCCGCACCTGGCTCGCCCGTTATGCGGTGTGCGTCACCGGGCGCTGCTGCCGCTGGTGGCGATCCTCGGAGCCGTGCTGTTGGCCGCTGGCGACCTGCTCAGTCGCACCCTGATGGCGCCGCAGGAGTTGCCAATCGGCGTGATCACCGGTGGGCTGGGCGGGCTGTTTGTCTTGATGATGCTGTTCAAGCGTTGA